The Rhizoctonia solani chromosome 4, complete sequence genome contains a region encoding:
- a CDS encoding peptidyl-prolyl cis-trans isomerase NIMA-interacting 4, whose amino-acid sequence MPAKKGNAAKGGDKNKSASKDTDSGDSKGKLKPATAVNVRHILCEKQSRALEALQKIQEGQRFDKVAQEYSEDKAKSGGSLGWMTRGSMVGPFQDAAFALTPSTLDKPILSPLVKTNFGYHIILVEGRR is encoded by the exons ATGCCTGCAAAGAAAGGAAATGCGGCCAAGGGAGGCGACAAGAACAAATCAGCTTCAAAGGACACTGACTCGGGTGATTCTAAG GGTAAGCTTAAGCCGGCCACGGCAGTGAACGTTCGGCATATTCTCTGCGAGAAACAGTCACGAGCCCTGGAAGCGCTCCAGAAGATTCAGGAGGGACAACGATTTGACAAGGTCGCTCAG GAATATAGCGAAGACAAAGCCAAAT CTGGTGGAAGTCTGGGATGGATGACACGAGGCTCCATGGTCGGCCCGTTTCAGGATGCAGCATTCGCGCTTACCCCGAGCACGCTCGATAAACCTATCCTTTCTCCCTTAGTTAAAACAAACTTTGGATATCACATTATCCTCGTCGAGGGCCGCCGCTAG
- a CDS encoding TRI12 domain protein, with protein sequence MSVALARTGSGRIINRPRQASVSSVRSASAHLSPPPFGGVGLALEMGDLDPILATLDISHLIEPITEVQANVSVERACEVLLEKKEWCVAVMTQAAGAQPVCTGLFDFSDANAYMHLAVTANSLTPEDLQNDRISQIVSSARLRKEVPVELACNLSEKNPLVMLRNDTTLTTLLEIFSRGTHRVLVEGPEQQVKGIITDGALVKYFASNHDKITSSPVITQIISTSLLELDVITPPPIVSASPDSTVLDAMILMSREGVSSIAVLDPGPDIGILISTVTVTDIGQLVIPSESKSVLSMKLSAFVSEIKNPHGMINGEDLYPVYSVLPTSSFGYTIEKLLATKVNRVFVADEPEPSSPPFGQGNLKGVVSLVDVLAVFARCLGIEANPGMMRERRRRGSSTSVSSASTKSHRSSLRRNSSIGNSGVLGTPRIPT encoded by the exons ATGTCCGTCGCTCTAGCTCGTACTGGCTCAGGCAGAATAATAAATCGGCCTCGACAGGCCTCGGTAAGCTCGGTTCGTTCAGCATCTGCCCACCTTAGTCCGCCGCCCTTCGGTGGTGTTGGCTTAGCGTTGGAAATGGGCGACCTGGATCCTATTTTGGCTACCTTGGACATCTCTC ACCTGATTGAGCCTATCACCGAGGTACAGGCGAATGTTTCTGTGGAGCGGGCATGTGAA GTATTGTTGGAGAAGAAAGAGTGGTGTGTAGCCGTTATGACACAAGCAGCAGGTGCACAGCCAGTGTGCACAGGTCTTTTTGAT TTTAGTGATGCAAACGCCTACATGCACCTAGCTGTTACCGCCAACAGCCTTACTCCCGAAGACCTTCAGAATGACCGAATCTCTCAAATTGTGTCTAGCGCACGACTTCGAAAAGAAGTACCCGTTGAACTCGCGTGCA ATCTTTCAGAGAAGAATCCCTTGGTGATGCTTCGCAACGATACAACGTTAACCACCCTGCTCGAAATATTTTCACGAGGCACACATCGTGTACTTGTTGAAGGGCCTGAACAGCAAGTGAAAGGCATTATTACGGACGGGGCTCTAGTAAAATACTTTGCTAGTAAC CACGATAAGATAACTAGCTCCCCCGTTATAACTCAAATTATATCTACTTCGCTTCTTGAACTCGATGTAATAACGCCACCTCCTATTGTCTCGGCGTCCCCTGACTCCACTGTCCTTGACGCTATGATTCTGATGTCTCGAGAGGGTGTCAGCTCAATCGCAGTCTTAGATCCTGGACCAGACATAGGAATTTTGATTTCAACAGTCACAGTCACTGATATTGGGCAGCTAGTAATCCCCAGCGAATCCAAGAGCGTTTTGTCGATGAAGCTGTCGGCATTTGTGTCAGAAATCAAG AACCCACATGGTATGATTAACGGAGAGGATTTATACCCGG TATATAGCGTGTTACCAACGAGCAGTTTTGGATATACCATCGAAAAGCTTCTTGCTA CCAAAGTGAACCGTGTCTTTGTCGCAGATGAGCCAGAGCCAAGCTCTCCTCCTTTCGGGCAGGGAAACTTGAAAGGGGTCGTTTCACTTGTTGACG TCCTGGCTGTATTCGCCCGCTGCCTCGGAATTGAAGCCAACCCCGGAATGATGCGTGAACGACGCCGCCGAGGAAGCTCCACTTCGGTCTCGTCTGCATCCACTAAATCACATCGTAGCTCCCTGCGCCGAAATAGTAGTATCGGAAACTCgggggttttagggactccTCGGATTCCAACCTGA
- a CDS encoding ABC transporter, which produces MPADKITRIAIIDSNKCRPKRCAQECKKSCPVVKMGKLCIEVKSTDKIAFISEVLCIGCGICVKKCPFEAITIINLPTNLDSEVTHRYTANSFKLHRLPTPRPGQVLGLVGTNGIGKSTALKILAGKLKLNLGRYDDPPDWEEILKYFRGSELQNYFTKVLEDNIKALIKPQYVDQIPRMIKGKMSVSKMLDSKLERDNKEEMCRLLELEKVLEREVSQLSGGELQRFAIAMSCIQKADVYMFDEPSSYLDIRQRLQAAQVIRALLTHDNYVIAVEHDLSVLDYLSDFVCCLYGKPSVYGVVTMPYSVREGINIFLDGFIPTENLRFREESLSFKMVENAEELLLEKSRHYSYPSMNKTLGSFKLSVEAGDFTDSEIIVMLGENGTGKTTFIKLLAGDEPDEKTKSLSLNVSLKPQKIAPKFPGTVRMLLLKQIKQAFMHPQFNTDVLKPMQIENIMDQEVQTLSGGELQRVAIVLSLGKPADVYLLDEPSSFLDSEQRIIASKVIKRYILHAKRTAFIIEHDFIMATYLADRVIVFGGQPAVAATATPPQSLLTGMNKFLASLEITFRRDPTNYRPRINKLNSVKDKEQKVSGNYFFLEE; this is translated from the exons ATGCCGGCGGATAAAATTACACGTATTGCCATTATCGATTCGAATAAATGCAGGCCGAAGCGATGCGCTCAGGAATGTAAAAAG TCATGCCCAGTCGTGAAAATGG GCAAGCTTTGTATCGAGGTCAAGTCAACGGACAAGATCGCGTTTATATCTGAGGTCCTATGTATTGGATGTGGTATTTGCGTCAAGAA GTGCCCATTCGAAGCTATCACCATTATAAATCTTCCTACCAACCTCGACTCTGAGGTCACGCACCGTTACACTGCCAATTCGTTTAAGCTTCATCGTCTTCCTACCCCACGCCCAGGACAGGTCCTCGGTCTTGTTGGAACCAACGGTATCGGAAAGAGTACGGCATTGAAAATTCTCGCCGGGAAGCTTAAGCTCAATCTAGGAAGATATGAT GATCCTCCGGACTGGGAAGAGATCCTGAAATATTTCCGTGGCTCAGAACTTCAAAATTACTTTACCAAGGTCCTTGAAGACAACATCAAGGCCCTAATCAAGCCTCAATATGTCGATCAGATTCCTCGCATGATCAAGGGAAAAATGAGCGTGTCCAAGATGCTTGATTCCAAACTCGAGAGGGACAATAAAGAGGAGATGTGTCGTCTCTTAGAGCTCGAGAAAGTCTTGGAACGTGAGGTCTCTCAGCTTTCCGGTGGAGAGCTCCAGAGGTTCGCGATTGCCATGTcatgcattcaaaaggcaGACGT GTACATGTTCGACGAGCCGTCCAGTTACCTTGATATCAGACAACGTCTACAAGCTGCCCAGGTTATTCGTGCGCTCCTCACACACGACAACTATGTCATCGCTGTCGAGCATGATTTGTCCGTGCTGGATTATCTATCCGACTTTGTCTGCTGTCTCTACGGCAAGCCTTCTGTTTATGGTGTGGTTACTATGCCCTACTCGGTCCGTGAAGGAATCAACATATTCTTGGACGGGTTTATTCCTACTGAAAACCTTCGTTTCCGAGAGGAGAGTCTTTCTTTCAAGATGGTTGAGAACGCCGAAGAACTTTTGCTCGAAAAGTCTCGGCACTACTCGTACCCATCTATGAACAAAACTCTGGGCTCTTTCAAACTCTCCGTCGAAGCAGGTGACTTTACCGACTCTGAAATCATCGTCATGCTTGGAGAAAACGGAACCGGAAAGACCACTTTCATCAAACTTCTTGCTGGAGACGAACCGGACGAGAAGACCAAATCTCTCAGTCTCAACGTGTCGCTCAAACCCCAGAAAATTGCTCCCAAGTTCCCGGGTACCGTCCGCATGTTGCTTCTCAAGCAGATCAAGCAGGCCTTTATGCACCCTCAGTTCAACACTGATGTTCTCAAGCCAATGCAGATTGAGAACATTATGGATCAGGAGGTCCAAACACTTTCTGGTGGAGAACTGCAGCGTGTTGCCATCGTCCTGTCCCTTG GTAAACCGGCTGATGTATACCTTTTGGATGAACCTTCTTCGTTCTTGGATTCCGAGCAGCGCATTATTGCAAGTAAGGTTATCAAACG CTACATCCTGCATGCGAAGCGAACTGCGTTTATCATCGAGcatgacttcatcatggCGACCTACCTCGCGGATCGCGTTATTGTATTTGGAGGACAACCAGCCGTGGCTGCCACTGCAACCCC ACCTCAATCTTTGCTGACCGGGATGAATAAATTCTTGGCTTCACTCGAGATTACTTTCCGACGAGACCCTACCAATTATCGACCCAGGATCAATAAATTGAACAGTGTCAAGGATAAAGAACAGAAGG TTTCCGGGAACTACTTCTTCCTTGAGGAGTGA
- a CDS encoding major facilitator superfamily transporter, with protein MSTTPHTTPGMGPTSPSCPSTLVHQDDGIQTPRSSRNTVVIEDQSSRLPFRKLLVVFLSLFVCLFVSFLDQTSVSTVLPAIAHDLGAADRINWVGISFLVATTSSQIVIARLSDIFGRKLVLISVIILFSMGNLLSGFAQTPVWLFIARAISGIGGGGINSLCMIITSDVVSLKERGKYQGFLGAAVALGSGIGPLIGGALSTAGWRWVFWFTVPISITCIAQLWWLLPQNELSGNFLEKVRKVDFMGSILSLASIVLILVPISGGGTYYSWNSALVIAMVSVGSVLVIIFLLVEWRIATLPILPLHLFRVKNILIIYTTTIMTGIIYYCNLYFLPSYYTDARGFTPIQAGIYLLPLVLIQTLSSSLCGQILVRTRSPKPIIVVGFSIWCIGAGLQSTFDMTTSRGKICGYLILQGIGVGGTLQTIAAQASVAKEHRAVVTGARNFFRTLGGAIGLVVCTTAKNAELKKQLRKISELAPELIPKIIKYGPEIAMGTSVDEPVRDAYANALHTIFVIFIPIAGLSAVLAVFLTPMFLPGDKDVLPTAKAPHSANEQGVPLEPLPSRGYVSNHSLQAERMEKHATIPGQ; from the exons ATGAGCACAACACCACACACTACACCCGGTATGGGACCCACCTCCCCTTCCTGCCCCTCGACGCTAGTCCACCAAGATGATGGCATACAGACACCTAGAAGCTCACGCAACACTGTAGTGATTGAGGATCAATCTTCTCGCCTGCCTTTCAGAAAATTATTGGTGGTCTTTTTGAGTCTTTTTGTATGTCTTTTCGTCAGCTTCCTGGATCAAACGAG TGTCTCGACCGTTCTGCCGGCAATTGCCCATGATCTCGGAGCGGCAGATCGCATAAACTGGGTTGGTATATCCTTCTTAGTTGCAACGACTTCTAGCCAGATTGTTATTGCGCGTTTGAGCGATATTTTCGGCCGCAA GCTGGTGCTAATATCTGTTATTATCCTCTTCTCTATGGGAAACCTCCTGTCTGGTTTCGCACAAACACCTGTTTGGTTG TTCATCGCACGCGCAATCAGCG GCATCGGCGGCGGAGGTATAAATAGCCTATGTATGATCATTA CATCTGATGTAGTTAGCCTGAAGGAGAGAGGGAAATACCAAGGGTTTCTTGGAGCAGCAGTCGCATTGGGCTCGGGTATC GGACCACTTATTGGTGGTGCGTTATCTACCGCTGGGTGGCGGTGGGTCTTTTGGTTCACCGTCCCTATCAGCATTACATGCATTGCGCAACTATGGTGGCTACTTCCGCAGAATGAGCTGAGTGGCAATTTCTTGGAAAAAGTCCGCAAGGTCGATTTTATGGGAAGCATCCTCAGCCTTGCCTCTATCGTTCTGATTCTT GTGCCGATCTCGGGTGGTGGAACCTATTATTCGTGGAATTCTGCTCTTGTCATTGCGATGGTATCTGTGGGATCCGTACTCGTCATCATATTCTTGTTGGTTGAATGGCGTATAGCGACGCTCCCGATACTCCCTCTACATCTTTTTCGCGTCAAAAACATCCTGATCATCTATACGACCACTATCATGACCGGCATTATCTATTATTGCAACCTCTACTTTCTTCCATCCTATTATACAGACGCACGTGGATTTACCCCCATCCAGGCCGGTATCTATCTACTTCCGCTTGTTTTAATACAAACCTTATCCAGTTCACTTTGTGGACAAATTCTTGTGCGTACCCGGAGCCCCAAACCTATTATTGTTGTTGGATTCTCTATCTGGTGTATTGGAGCTGGGCTACAATCAACATTCGACATGACCACGAGCAGAGGCAAAATATGTGGGTACTTGATTTTGCAAGGCATTGGTGTTGGAGGAACTCTACAGACCA TTGCGGCACAAGCCAGTGTGGCCAAGGAACACCGTGCTGTCGTGACCGGTGCTCGAAACT TCTTTCGTACGCTTGGTGGTGCTATCGGACTTGTAG TTTGTACAACTGCCAAGAACGCAGAGCTGAAAAAGCAACTCCGGAAGATTTCTGAGCTTGCACCTGAACTTATTCCAAAAATTATCAAGTACGGTCCCGAAATAGCTATGGGTACTAGCGTAGATGAACCAGTACGTGATGCATATGCGAATGCTCTACATACTATTTTTGTTATCTTCATTCCAATTGCGGGACTTAGTGCCGTATTAGCGGTATTCTTAACG CCGATGTTCTTGCCGGGTGATAAGGATGTACTTCCAACCGCTAAAGCGCCCCATTCAGCAAATGAACAGGGGGTGCCATTGGAACCGTTGCCCAGTCGAGGATATGTATCGAATCACAGCTTGCAGGCTGAGCGCATGGAAAAGCATGCCACGATTCCTGGTCAATAA
- a CDS encoding GPI transamidase component PIG-S, with translation MLTSTTPQTPRLSTPSYPHDKGRFKIIIAYWLVLIAAGPAWWVLTTVQRLPLPEVRVKEASSQSVRIPIDVNVDVTDGLCDATMLAAKLQISWDKSHGTELHDIWNVLDVRIGALGSHRPDTFRTTYNVTVRYGYDDDPAIVHDRSFELFSRSGCNEQLVGKVTSSLRALLAPPTQNTELRVAQYSPKYRLAFSLLNEDAAYGGAISGWSVETAIKEYLQPTLDELNILHNFTIESQVQFYAPLTTEPIAAQDGYALNQEQLTIFVNSAEWTLSSSVSNDPVLHFVLFVPSLARRPLYIQDVQGKITQFNSFLLPQWGGVAIMNPKSDGTANSVLTLQDLRPIFHIFRKQLEGLLGVPVLPPPVGLQLDRQIENMPIGLSVRNDILSALEELSQTHNATHPAQTLTHSALSLQFASRAFFNPSMVGLLYFPAEHKYAVYTPLFAPIAVPLVVSVIRELKSRRKGVASTGRSRPKAE, from the exons ATGCTTACCTCCACCACACCTCAGACCCCTCGGCTTTCCACCCCGTCATACCCGCATGACAAAGGGCGGTTCAAAATTATCATCGCGTACTGGTTGGTTCTTATAGCTGCGGGACCTGCCTGGTGGGTCCTAACTACAGTCCAACGCCTTCCGTTACCGGAGGTTCGAGTGAAGGAAGCAAGTTCTCAATCG GTCCGAATACCCATTGATGTCAATGTCGACGTTACTGACGGGTTATGTGACGCGACTATGCTGGCGGCCAAGTTGCAGATTAGTTGGGACAAAAGTCATGGTACAGAACTACACGACATTTGGAATGTACTAGACGTTCGAATAGGTGCACTTGGTTCTCATCGC CCAGATACGTTCCGTACTACTTACAACGTTACTGTTCGGTATGGCTATGACGATGACCCTGCAATTGTGCACGACCGTTCCTTTGAATTATTCAGCCGCAGTGGATGTAACG AGCAACTTGTGGGCAAAGTGACCTCATCTTTGAGAGCTCTTCTGGCGCCACCAACCCAAAACACGGAACTTCGAGTTGCCCAGTATTCTCCAAAATATAGGCTCGCTTTTAGCCTACTCAATGAAGACGCTGCTTATGGAGGTGCTATTTCTGGATGGTCAGTCGAAACGGCCATTAAAG AGTACCTACAACCTACCTTGGATGAACTCAATATCCTTCACAACTTTACGATTGAAAGTCAGGTTCAATTTTACGCACCTCTGACAACCGAACCGATTGCGGCTCAAGATGGTTATGCCCTCAACCAAGAACAACTTACAATATTTGTCAACTCGGCAGAATGGACGTTGT CTTCGAGTGTCTCGAATGACCCTGTTTTGCACTTTGTTCTCTTCGTCCCATCTCTTGCTAGGCGACCGCTGTACATACAGGATGTTCAAG GGAAAATAACCCAGTTTAACTCGTTTCTTCTTCCACAATGGGGCGGAGTAGCTATCATGAATCCCAAGTCTGACGGAACGGCCAATTCAGTGTTGACGCTCCAGGACCTTAGACCGATTTTCCACATCTTCAGGAAACAACTCGAGGGATTACTGGGCGTTCCTGTGCTCCCTCCTCCCGTCGGCCTTCAGCTAGATC GGCAGATTGAAAATATGCCTATTGGACTGAGCGTGAGGAATGACATATTGAGTGCGCTTGAGGAATTATCCCAG ACTCACAATGCTACTCACCCAGCGCAAACGTTGACTCACTCGGCGTTGTCGCTCCAATTTGCAAGCCGGGCATTCTTTAATCCCAGTATGGTTGGACTTCTATACTTTCCTGCCGAGCACAAGTATGCCGTATACACGCCTCTATTTGCCCCTATCGCCGTACCGCTGGTGGTGTCTGTAATCAGGGAACTGAAGTCTAGACGTAAGGGTGTGGCCTCGACGGGAAGGTCGAGACCCAAGGCCGAGTAG
- a CDS encoding trypsin-like peptidase domain protein — protein sequence MMSFKISAAFVMLGAASTVSAHAASPLAVAVALENFKNAKIVPDVLSTFNPSGLMTLNFTAGVGRPAIGEAVARTNVSDTPVLMIRGSEEAEAQAGGPFNVTNTRYTVLCIDGNTAGSSNPGGYNLHYLENNLAYGENHDHTVTLNSTGSPVVAYAAPNPPSGSGPHRYIWLTYAQPGDFSAPSSPAPGSGVALFNLTQYTSAANLGNPIVGTYFTVQEGAANASVASTTAVDSTTLPQYTATATASTNSTHGDGHSNSGAKSTRANSQYVDLRVYHHESVQFAYIAPSNTTFFVSTSAKNYDALSCTPTTQLVFRRSFATPVDIAPHKLNIPTPVAASTSELAPLEKYIYDCILNGPPSAPLSRIHTEYKSHAGRVLDVQLPYESRPGAQRRSPKPEDVTHDILLLSIPHTTPRLRALPLSPYPAPEGSTLSVRLLSSHGQPELQSHGGKEVWGEWLDGFALLKWVTEGKVLGYRDLAGRESKPGTYDVLSHMLFNVLPTPGSSGAPLVDEHGAVVGMALGTRMDNRVEGNRGWGVPAELIYEMFTLPGLNLKKK from the exons atGATGTCCTTCAAAATTTCTGCCGCTTTTGTTATGCTGGGTGCTGCATCCACTGTTAGCGCTCATG CCGCCTCGCCCCTTGCAGTTGCGGTTGCTCTGGAAAACTTTAAGAACGCAAAGATCGTCCCAGACGTCCTGTCTACATTCAATCCAAGTGGCTTGATGACATTGAATTTTACTGCTGGAGTAGGAAGACC TGCCATTGGTGAAGCGGTCGCACGCACCAATGTTTCTGATACACCGGTGCTCATGATTCGCGGATCTGAAGAAGCGGAGGCTCAGGCGGGCGGTCCCTTCAACGTCACTAATACCCGCTACACTGTTCTCTGCATTGATG GTAACACCGCTGGAAGCTCCAATCCAGGTGGCTATAACCTACATTATCTAGAGAACAACTTGG CCTATGGCGAGAACCACGACCACACCGTTACCCTCAACTCCACCGGCTCTCCTGTAGTTGCTTACGCTGCACCTAACCCTCCATCTGGGTCAGGACCTCATCGCTA CATCTGGCTCACTTATGCACAGCCTGGGGATTTCAGCGCTCCGTCTAGCCCTGCCCCCGGAAGTGGTGTTGCACTCTTTAA TTTGACCCAATACACTTCTGCGGCTAATCTCGGTAACCCCATTGTTGGGACCTACTTCACCGTCCAGGAAGGTGCTGCTAACGCATCCGTGGCTTCTACCACTGCCGTCGACTCCACTACTCTTCCGCAGTACACAGCTACCGCCACTGCCAGCACAAACTCGACCCATGGGGATGGCCACTCTAACTCTGGCGCCAAGAGCACT CGGGCGAATTCGCAATATGTCGACCTTCGGGTCTACCATCATGAGAGTGTCCAGTTTGCGTACATTGCGCCATCAAATACGACGTTCTTCGTCTCAACTTCTGCAAAGAACTA TGACGCATTGTCTTGCACCCCGACCACCCAGCTTGTATTCCGTCGTTCCTTTGCAACGCCAGTAGATATTGCTCCACATAAATTGAACATACCTACGCCAGTAGCTGCTAGTACATCCGAACTCGCACCATTGGAAAAGTACATCTATGATTGTATTTTGAATGGCCCACCATCCGCTCCTCTCTCTCGCATACATACGGAATACAAATCACACGCAGGGCGCGTGCTTGATGTACAGCTTCCCTACGAATCTCGGCCTGGTGCTCAGAGGAGA TCACCAAAGCCGGAAGACGTCAC ACACGATATTCTTCTTCTGTCCATCCCTCATACGACGCCTCGACTAAGGGCGCTCCCGCTTTCTCCCTATCCTGCTCCAGAGGGTAGCACACTCAGTGTGCGACTATTATCATCACATGGCCAACCAGAGCTTCAATCCCACGGCGGGAAAGAGGTATGGGGTGAATGGTTAGATGGATTCGCTCTACTAAAGTGGGTCACGGAGGGTAAAGTACTCGGGTATAGAGACCTGGCCGGAAGGGAATCCAAG CCGGGTACATATGATGTACTCTCGCACATGTTGTTCAATGTATTACCCACTCCAGGGTCCTCGGGGGCACCTCTTGTGGATGAACACGGCGCCGTAGTGGGTATGGCGCTGGGCACCAGAATGGACAACCGCGTGGAAGGAAATCGAGGATGGGGCGTGCCAGCCGAGTTGATCTACGAG ATGTTCACCCTGCCTGGGCTCAATCTCAAGAAGAAATAG